Proteins encoded in a region of the Gigantopelta aegis isolate Gae_Host chromosome 13, Gae_host_genome, whole genome shotgun sequence genome:
- the LOC121387308 gene encoding uncharacterized protein LOC121387308: protein MYCVLHPCYYVCCPTSMLLCMLSYLHAIMYAILPPCYYVCCPTSMLLCMLSYLHAIMYAVLPPCYYVCCPTSMLLSIMYAVLPPCYYVCCPTSMLLCMLSHLHAIMYAVLPPCYYVCCPTSMLLCMLSYLHAIMYAVPPPCYYVCCPTSMLLCMLSHLHAIMYAVPPPCYYVCCPTPILLCMLSYLHAIMYAVPHPCYYVCCPTSMLLCMLSYLHAIMYAVLPTCYYVCCPTSMLLCMLSYLHAIMYAVPPPCYYVCCPTSMLLCMLSHLHAIMYAVPPPCYYVCCPTSMLLCMLSHPHAIMYAVPHPFYYVCCPTSMLLCMLSHTHAIMYAVLPPCYYVCCPTSMLLCMLSYPHAIMYAVPPPCCYVCCPTSMLLCMLSYPHAVMYAVLPPCYYVCCPTSMLLCMLSYLHAIMYAVLPPCYYVCCPTPMLLCMLSHLHAIMYAVPPPCYYVCCPTSMLLCMLSHLHAIMYAVPPPCYYVCCPTSMLLCMLSHTHSIMYAVPHPFYYVCCPTSMLLCMLSYTHAIMYAVPPPCYYVCCPTSMLLCMLSHLHAIMYAVPPPCYYVCCPTSMLLCMLSYLHAIMYAVLPPCYYVCCPTSMLLCMLSYLHAIMYAVLPPCFYVCCPTSMLLCMLSYLHAIMYAVLPPYYYVCCPTPMLLCMLSYPMLLCMLSYPHAFMYAVLPPCYYVCCPTSMLLCMLSYLHAIMYAVLPTCYYVCCPTPMLLCMLSYPHAIMYAVPPPCYYVCCPTSMLLCMLSHLHAIMYAVPPPCYYVCCPTSMLLYYVCCPTPVHAIMYAVPPPCYYIVTKDKHMTQLVRQGLGCEGGQRKTLKDRRSCQIRKK, encoded by the exons atgtATTGTGTCCTACACCCATGCTATTATGTATGCTGTCCTACCTCCATGCTATTATGTATGCTGTCCTACCTCCATGCTATTATGTATGCTATCCTACCTCCATGCTATTATGTATGCTGTCCTACCTCCATGCTATTATGTATGCTGTCCTACCTCCATGCTATTATGTATGCTGTCCTACCTCCATGCTATTATGTATGCTGTCCTACCTCCATGCTATTAT CTATTATGTATGCTGTCCTACCTCCATGCTATTATGTATGCTGTCCCACCTCCATGCTATTATGTATGCTGTCCCACCTCCATGCTATTATGTATGCTGTCCTACCCCCATGCTATTATGTATGCTGTCCCACCTCCATGCTATTATGTATGCTGTCCTACCTCCATGCTATTATGTATGCTGTCCCACCTCCATGCTATTATGTATGCTGTCCCACCTCCATGCTATTATGTATGCTGTCCCACCTCCATGCTATTATGTATGCTGTCCCACCCCCATGCTATTATGTATGCTGTCCCACACCCATTCTATTATGTATGCTGTCCTACCTCCATGCTATTATGTATGCTGTCCCACACCCATGCTATTATGTATGCTGTCCTACCTCCATGCTATTATGTATGCTGTCCTACCTCCATGCTATTATGTATGCTGTCCTACCCACATGCTATTATGTATGCTGTCCCACCTCCATGCTATTATGTATGCTGTCCTACCTCCATGCTATTATGTATGCTGTCCCACCTCCATGCTATTATGTATGCTGTCCTACCTCCATGCTATTATGTATGCTGTCCCACCTCCATGCTATTATGTATGCTGTCCCACCTCCATGCTATTATGTATGCTGTCCCACCTCCATGCTATTATGTATGCTGTCCCACCCCCATGCTATTATGTATGCTGTCCCACACCCATTCTATTATGTATGCTGTCCTACCTCCATGCTATTATGTATGCTGTCCCACACCCATGCTATTATGTATGCTGTCCTACCTCCATGCTATTATGTATGCTGTCCTACCTCCATGCTATTATGTATGCTGTCCTACCCACATGCTATTATGTATGCTGTCCCACCTCCATGCTGTTATGTATGCTGTCCTACCTCCATGCTATTATGTATGCTGTCCTACCCCCATGCTGTTATGTATGCTGTCCTACCTCCATGCTATTATGTATGCTGTCCTACCTCCATGCTATTATGTATGCTGTCCTACCTCCATGCTATTATGTATGCTGTCCTACCCCCATGCTATTATGTATGCTGTCCTACCCCCATGCTGTTATGTATGCTGTCCCACCTCCATGCTATTATGTATGCTGTCCCACCTCCATGCTATTATGTATGCTGTCCCACCTCCATGCTATTATGTATGCTGTCCCACCTCCATGCTATTATGTATGCTGTCCCACCTCCATGCTATTATGTATGCTGTCCCACCTCCATGCTATTATGTATGCTGTCCCACACCCATTCTATTATGTATGCTGTCCCACACCCATTCTATTATGTATGCTGTCCTACCTCCATGCTATTATGTATGCTGTCCTACACCCATGCTATTATGTATGCTGTCCCACCTCCATGCTATTATGTATGCTGTCCCACCTCCATGCTATTATGTATGCTGTCCCACCTCCATGCTATTATGTATGCTGTCCCACCTCCATGCTATTATGTATGCTGTCCTACCTCCATGCTATTATGTATGCTGTCCTACCTCCATGCTATTATGTATGCTGTCCTACCTCCATGCTATTATGTATGCTGTCCTACCTCCATGCTATTATGTATGCTGTCCTACCTCCATGCTATTATGTATGCTGTCCTACCTCCATGCTTTTATGTATGCTGTCCTACCTCCATGCTATTATGTATGCTGTCCTACCTCCATGCTATTATGTATGCTGTCCTACCTCCATACTATTATGTATGCTGTCCTACCCCCATGCTATTATGTATGCTGTCCTACCCCATGCTATTATGTATGCTGTCCTACCCACATGCTTTTATGTATGCTGTCCTACCCCCATGCTATTATGTATGCTGTCCTACCTCCATGCTATTATGTATGCTGTCCTACCTCCATGCTATTATGTATGCTGTCCTACCCACATGCTATTATGTATGCTGTCCTACCCCCATGCTATTATGTATGCTGTCCTACCCCCATGCTATTATGTATGCTGTCCCACCTCCATGCTATTATGTATGCTGTCCCACCTCCATGCTATTATGTATGCTGTCCCACCTCCATGCTATTATGTATGCTGTCCCACCTCCATGCTATTATGTATGCTGTCCCACCTCCAtgctattatattatgtatgctgTCCTACACCTGTCCATGCTATTATGTATGCTGTCCCACCTCCATGCTATTAT